Proteins encoded within one genomic window of Pseudomonadota bacterium:
- the pal gene encoding peptidoglycan-associated lipoprotein Pal has protein sequence MKVKSFGLILFVILISLSLSGCGCFQQQMKGETPAPGAPQAQLVEPGAKAAIPVETPASVVAAMKDVNFDFDKYNIRPGDAEILKQNADWFRANPGKKVRIEGYCDERGTTEYNLVLGQKRADSAKSYVGNLGVDTKLMETVSYGKEKPLDPGHNEAAWAKNRRAQFLPVQ, from the coding sequence ATGAAAGTAAAATCATTTGGACTCATATTATTCGTTATTTTAATCTCACTGTCATTAAGTGGGTGCGGATGCTTTCAACAGCAGATGAAGGGAGAAACTCCTGCTCCTGGAGCTCCGCAGGCACAACTTGTTGAACCTGGAGCAAAAGCTGCAATTCCTGTTGAAACTCCTGCGTCTGTGGTTGCAGCGATGAAAGACGTGAACTTCGATTTTGATAAATATAATATAAGGCCAGGAGATGCCGAGATTTTAAAACAGAATGCGGACTGGTTCAGGGCTAACCCCGGCAAGAAAGTCCGGATCGAAGGTTATTGCGATGAAAGAGGTACAACAGAATATAACCTTGTACTCGGACAGAAGAGAGCTGATTCTGCAAAATCATATGTCGGCAATCTTGGGGTTGATACTAAACTCATGGAAACAGTAAGCTATGGGAAAGAAAAACCGCTTGATCCGGGACATAACGAAGCAGCATGGGCAAAAAACAGAAGGGCTCAGTTTTTACCGGTTCAGTAA
- a CDS encoding KamA family radical SAM protein, translating to MGKKNRLIRDITKQHGQKTEGLSFYRFSKMVQKREGTSTALPFIHTSEELSNHLHLDNKTKEEIKKVSKLYSFRIPKFYLDLMEKDNPLCAIRKQSVPSIEELAGNGNLDPLNEKNISLTPSFFKRYHHRGVFLASSDCAMYCRFCNRRRLIGKKWDARLYWEDTFQYLEKDRETHEVIISGGDPLMLSPDELDYILTRLRSIQSIKSIRISTRMPVVYPEGLKQGHFDALKKSSPLWIVIHINHPREVSRDFIETTSRLRDAGGIVISQTVLLRGVNDCPNVLARLFENLIYCGVKPYYLFQLDEVRGAGHFKVKLKKGIEIMRYLRANISGLAIPQYALDITGGLGKVPVDYKYIKKRYGNKVLVEGLSGKTGIYNDDAKQSNCSGCNICKQNLL from the coding sequence ATGGGAAAGAAAAACCGCTTGATCCGGGACATAACGAAGCAGCATGGGCAAAAAACAGAAGGGCTCAGTTTTTACCGGTTCAGTAAAATGGTGCAAAAAAGGGAGGGAACTTCAACTGCCCTCCCTTTTATCCATACTTCTGAAGAATTATCAAACCATCTACATTTAGATAATAAAACAAAAGAAGAAATAAAAAAGGTTTCCAAACTCTATTCCTTTAGAATACCAAAATTTTATTTAGACCTTATGGAAAAAGACAATCCTCTTTGCGCCATAAGAAAACAGTCTGTACCTTCAATTGAAGAGCTCGCAGGCAACGGCAATCTCGATCCTTTAAACGAAAAAAATATATCCCTGACGCCATCGTTTTTTAAAAGGTACCATCATAGAGGTGTTTTTTTAGCAAGCTCGGACTGTGCTATGTATTGCAGATTTTGCAACAGAAGAAGGCTCATCGGTAAAAAATGGGATGCCAGATTGTATTGGGAAGATACATTCCAATATTTAGAAAAGGATAGAGAAACGCATGAGGTCATCATTTCCGGAGGAGACCCCTTGATGCTCTCACCCGATGAGCTTGATTATATTCTAACAAGATTAAGATCAATTCAAAGCATAAAAAGCATAAGGATAAGCACAAGAATGCCTGTTGTGTATCCTGAAGGTTTGAAACAGGGTCACTTTGATGCTTTAAAAAAGAGTTCGCCTTTATGGATTGTAATTCACATAAATCATCCTCGCGAAGTTTCCAGAGATTTTATTGAAACCACGAGTCGATTAAGGGATGCCGGCGGTATCGTTATTAGTCAAACTGTTCTTTTAAGAGGTGTAAACGACTGTCCAAACGTTCTTGCCAGATTATTTGAAAACCTTATCTACTGTGGCGTTAAACCTTATTACCTTTTTCAGCTTGATGAGGTAAGGGGTGCAGGACATTTTAAAGTAAAACTAAAAAAGGGTATTGAGATAATGAGATATTTAAGAGCTAATATCTCTGGTCTGGCAATACCGCAATATGCATTGGATATTACCGGAGGTCTCGGCAAGGTTCCTGTAGATTACAAATATATAAAGAAGAGATACGGCAATAAAGTTCTTGTTGAAGGCCTATCAGGCAAAACAGGCATTTACAATGATGACGCAAAACAGAGTAATTGCTCAGGGTGTAATATCTGCAAACAGAACCTTCTCTGA
- the pgsA gene encoding CDP-diacylglycerol--glycerol-3-phosphate 3-phosphatidyltransferase — MKVKDEKASLWTLPNRLSIIRILFVPLIIIFISTEEEELIFAACLLFIIAGITDGLDGYIARKMSMKTKLGLYLDPIADKLLVTSVLIALSYYRLVPLWITLILVGREFLINGLRSFYATEGIDIYPSFSGKLKTALQIVGITCILFYSSIHKFDRIMHSLGLIILYASLFFSIYSAVHYMIAIFRMPNKQL; from the coding sequence ATGAAGGTTAAAGATGAAAAAGCATCCCTCTGGACGCTTCCCAACAGACTTAGCATAATAAGAATACTTTTCGTACCGCTTATAATTATTTTTATATCTACAGAAGAAGAAGAATTGATCTTTGCAGCGTGCCTTTTGTTTATTATTGCAGGCATAACAGATGGTCTTGATGGTTACATTGCAAGAAAAATGTCCATGAAAACTAAACTTGGGCTCTATCTCGATCCTATTGCAGATAAGCTGCTTGTTACTTCGGTCCTTATTGCACTTTCATATTACAGGCTTGTGCCTCTTTGGATTACATTAATCCTCGTCGGAAGAGAATTTCTGATAAACGGCCTCAGGTCTTTTTATGCAACAGAAGGTATTGATATCTATCCATCTTTTTCAGGCAAACTAAAAACTGCTCTGCAAATCGTCGGGATTACCTGTATACTTTTTTACAGTTCTATACACAAATTTGACCGGATAATGCACAGCCTTGGATTGATAATTTTATATGCTTCACTTTTTTTCAGCATATATTCTGCCGTACATTACATGATTGCAATATTCAGAATGCCTAACAAACAACTGTAA
- a CDS encoding transglycosylase SLT domain-containing protein, whose protein sequence is MLDKLAKVYENKPMNLKVIMLVIICLIPIYGYAGIYGYVDERGVYHFTNILPAGKKYHVVISEKNTTILSKNIENGNYDKIIMHHSKLHGMDPSLIKAVMKAESNFNPNAISNKGAQGLMQLMPDTARLMKVDDPFDPDDNIMGGTKYLKLLDGIFDGDIELMLAAYNAGPNKVIEHNMKVPPIEETRTFIKRVKYYYGKLKKPNEG, encoded by the coding sequence ATGCTTGACAAGCTTGCAAAAGTTTACGAAAATAAGCCAATGAATTTAAAAGTAATAATGTTGGTCATTATATGCCTCATACCGATATATGGATATGCAGGTATTTACGGTTACGTTGATGAGCGTGGGGTATATCATTTTACAAATATTCTCCCTGCCGGCAAGAAATACCATGTTGTAATATCCGAAAAAAATACGACCATTCTGTCAAAAAATATTGAAAACGGTAATTATGATAAGATAATTATGCATCATTCAAAGCTTCATGGAATGGATCCTTCACTTATAAAAGCTGTTATGAAGGCTGAATCCAATTTTAACCCGAATGCAATATCCAACAAAGGTGCACAAGGGCTTATGCAGCTCATGCCCGATACGGCAAGACTCATGAAGGTGGACGATCCCTTTGATCCTGACGACAATATTATGGGAGGAACAAAATACCTGAAATTGTTAGATGGTATTTTTGATGGAGATATTGAATTAATGCTTGCAGCATATAATGCAGGACCGAATAAAGTTATAGAGCATAATATGAAAGTTCCACCCATTGAGGAAACCAGAACATTCATAAAAAGAGTGAAATATTACTATGGTAAATTAAAGAAGCCAAATGAAGGTTAA
- a CDS encoding ATP-binding protein — translation MAIRISRIDHAFLVFIIPLYLHFTILATEHKGWMPLVKVFYIIAFLLVPLTQHPLYLTGVMPYYFGYFAVSGPLFYIFGTFCTLSVVLSLFLLFKNLKEEKVSIKKTRIKYIILSFGLAALVNHFDVVIMWGYEAYPIGNFIFVPMCLLGYAIYRHDVMEWKIFLNKGIVFVTLLLISTGFFVGLQVLLKTLFRKSLNTDLISLMAMLFTFLLIYFSKERIQNFLVQFLQQEFIKNRKAIKDLSFEILTLYNVGKIKKTIVERLLKTFNLEKCNIKMVPRIEENEAFRFIRENDEFWKQGYRLSLPVPSKLYPAYLLLGEKGDMSLYTGEETEILSILANHIALALDNAGSYKKIQDFSNSLEKLVDERTKALIQSESLAAVGRLAAGIAHELNNPIAGVMSTLEYYIEHIEGQSELLDDLTFSLNELKRTKEIIKSLLEASRQKEEVKELVEIHAPIEDTLRILHNQYKTKKISINKKFNAANSIIKGNSARLCQVFINIIKNAIDAIGDENGVITIETLNKDEKQLVCKVTDSGAGIEKHVLKDIFKPFFTTKQQGKGIGLGLFIVYEIIKDHEGSIEVESSQSTGTTFTFIFPCHQ, via the coding sequence TTGGCAATCAGGATAAGCAGAATAGACCATGCTTTTCTTGTTTTTATTATTCCCCTGTATCTTCACTTTACAATTTTGGCAACGGAACATAAGGGTTGGATGCCGCTTGTGAAAGTGTTTTATATCATTGCGTTTCTTCTTGTACCTCTTACGCAGCACCCCCTTTACCTGACCGGTGTCATGCCGTATTATTTCGGTTATTTTGCTGTTTCAGGCCCGTTATTTTATATATTTGGCACATTCTGCACGTTAAGCGTTGTGCTCTCTCTTTTCCTTCTTTTCAAAAATCTGAAGGAGGAAAAGGTTTCAATCAAGAAAACAAGAATAAAATATATCATTTTAAGCTTTGGTCTTGCCGCACTTGTAAACCATTTTGATGTTGTTATCATGTGGGGATACGAGGCATATCCCATCGGCAATTTTATCTTTGTTCCTATGTGTCTCCTCGGATATGCAATTTACCGGCATGATGTGATGGAATGGAAAATCTTCCTGAATAAAGGCATTGTGTTCGTTACTCTGCTTCTTATATCCACAGGCTTTTTTGTCGGCCTTCAGGTGCTGTTAAAAACCCTTTTTCGAAAGTCATTAAACACTGACCTGATATCGTTGATGGCAATGTTATTTACATTCCTTTTAATTTATTTTTCCAAGGAAAGAATACAAAATTTTCTCGTACAGTTTCTACAGCAGGAATTCATAAAAAATAGAAAGGCTATAAAAGACCTCAGTTTTGAAATATTAACACTCTATAATGTAGGAAAAATTAAAAAAACAATTGTTGAAAGATTATTAAAAACGTTCAATCTCGAAAAATGTAATATTAAGATGGTTCCGAGAATAGAAGAAAACGAGGCTTTCAGATTTATTCGTGAAAATGATGAATTTTGGAAACAGGGTTACAGATTGTCCCTGCCCGTACCCTCCAAATTGTATCCTGCATATCTGTTATTAGGTGAAAAAGGCGATATGAGTCTTTATACAGGCGAGGAAACCGAGATATTATCAATCCTTGCAAATCATATAGCCCTTGCCCTTGACAATGCCGGTTCATATAAAAAGATACAGGATTTTTCAAATTCCCTTGAAAAACTTGTCGATGAAAGGACAAAAGCCCTCATTCAGAGTGAAAGCCTTGCTGCTGTTGGACGGCTTGCTGCAGGTATTGCCCACGAGCTTAACAATCCCATTGCAGGAGTTATGAGTACCCTTGAATACTACATCGAACACATTGAAGGTCAAAGTGAACTTCTCGATGACCTGACTTTTTCTCTGAATGAATTAAAAAGGACAAAAGAGATTATTAAAAGCCTGCTTGAAGCTTCAAGACAGAAAGAGGAAGTAAAGGAGCTTGTAGAAATACATGCCCCCATTGAAGATACTTTAAGAATACTTCATAATCAGTATAAAACAAAAAAGATTTCCATTAATAAAAAATTCAATGCTGCCAACAGCATTATTAAAGGGAATTCTGCCAGGCTGTGTCAGGTATTTATTAATATAATAAAGAATGCAATCGATGCCATTGGTGATGAAAACGGTGTTATTACCATTGAAACATTAAACAAAGATGAAAAGCAGCTTGTATGTAAAGTAACGGATAGCGGGGCAGGTATAGAAAAGCATGTATTGAAGGATATTTTCAAACCCTTCTTCACGACCAAGCAGCAAGGCAAAGGTATAGGTCTGGGTTTATTTATTGTATATGAAATTATAAAAGACCATGAAGGATCAATAGAAGTAGAAAGCAGTCAATCAACAGGAACTACCTTTACGTTCATTTTCCCTTGCCATCAATAA
- a CDS encoding TRAP transporter large permease — translation MNEVTVGLIGLAVILIMFLTGIELAFAMILIGFIGFGYLISWSASLNLLAKDFFDVFDSYGFTVIPLFILMGQVAFNSGIAKRLFDCSYKFIGHIPGGLAMATVVGATAFKSICGSSPATAATFASVAVPEMDRYNYDKRLSTGIVATVGTLGILLPPSVTLIIFGIISDQSIGRLFLAGICPGLLIAFFFIVIIYGWCKINPALGPRGPKFTWTERFKALPEVIWVIAIFILMIAGILKGFFTPTEAGSVGTFFVLVLTFAKRDLNFKGYMKSVSESIRTACMVLMLIAGSTVLGHFIAVTRIPMIAADWIVGLSLPSWLIMIFITFIYLIGGSFIDDLAFMILATPIFYPAIIKLGYNPLWFGIMIGITVMVGVVIPPVAINVFVVKNITKTPFSVIYAGVYPFLISLVVGAIILFIWPGLATWLPGLLMPG, via the coding sequence ATGAATGAGGTAACTGTCGGACTGATAGGATTAGCAGTTATACTGATTATGTTTCTCACAGGTATTGAATTGGCCTTTGCCATGATTCTCATCGGTTTCATCGGATTTGGCTATCTCATCTCCTGGAGTGCTTCATTAAACCTTCTCGCAAAAGATTTTTTCGATGTTTTTGATTCATATGGTTTTACCGTTATTCCTCTCTTTATTTTGATGGGACAGGTTGCCTTTAACTCAGGCATTGCAAAAAGGCTTTTTGACTGTTCATATAAATTCATAGGGCATATCCCCGGCGGTCTTGCTATGGCAACCGTTGTAGGGGCAACTGCCTTTAAATCTATCTGCGGGTCTTCCCCGGCAACTGCTGCAACCTTTGCAAGCGTCGCTGTTCCTGAAATGGACCGTTACAACTATGACAAAAGGCTTTCCACGGGCATTGTTGCAACTGTCGGAACTCTGGGTATTTTATTGCCGCCAAGTGTTACGCTGATTATATTCGGTATTATTTCCGACCAGTCGATTGGAAGACTCTTCCTTGCGGGCATATGCCCAGGCCTTCTTATTGCTTTCTTTTTTATTGTGATAATCTACGGATGGTGCAAAATTAATCCTGCTCTTGGCCCCAGGGGTCCAAAATTTACCTGGACGGAAAGATTCAAGGCGCTCCCCGAAGTTATATGGGTTATTGCAATTTTTATCCTGATGATAGCCGGCATTCTCAAGGGATTCTTCACACCGACCGAGGCAGGAAGTGTGGGAACCTTTTTCGTGCTTGTTCTGACCTTTGCCAAGAGAGACTTGAACTTCAAGGGTTATATGAAATCAGTTTCAGAATCAATAAGAACTGCATGTATGGTGCTTATGCTCATAGCCGGTTCAACCGTGCTTGGACATTTTATTGCCGTAACCAGGATACCTATGATTGCCGCTGACTGGATCGTAGGCCTTTCCCTTCCGTCATGGCTTATAATGATCTTTATAACTTTTATCTATCTTATCGGCGGTTCTTTTATTGATGATCTTGCATTCATGATATTGGCAACCCCTATCTTCTACCCTGCAATTATCAAGCTCGGTTATAATCCATTATGGTTTGGTATCATGATTGGTATTACTGTTATGGTTGGCGTTGTCATACCACCTGTAGCAATCAATGTCTTTGTTGTAAAGAATATTACCAAAACACCTTTCAGCGTAATCTATGCCGGTGTATATCCTTTTCTGATAAGCCTTGTAGTCGGGGCAATTATTCTTTTTATCTGGCCCGGACTTGCTACATGGCTTCCGGGACTTTTAATGCCGGGCTAA
- a CDS encoding TRAP transporter small permease, which produces MSGFLKIVEKLSKWMGFISGCALTIIMLVTVSDVFLRLFNRPIVGTYEIVGFGGAIVIGFAVPITSWIRAHIFVDFAINSFSKTIQNVFNISTRITGIILFILIGWQLFVYGFGLYQSGEVSTTRQMPFYPIAYGLGVCCFIQCLVLISDIVKIAGGQYE; this is translated from the coding sequence ATGAGTGGGTTTCTAAAAATTGTTGAGAAACTTAGTAAATGGATGGGTTTTATTTCCGGCTGTGCGCTGACAATTATTATGCTTGTCACAGTGTCAGATGTGTTTTTGCGCCTTTTCAATCGCCCTATTGTAGGTACATACGAAATAGTAGGTTTTGGCGGAGCGATCGTTATAGGATTTGCCGTTCCCATTACATCATGGATAAGGGCTCATATCTTTGTAGATTTTGCTATTAATAGTTTTTCAAAAACAATTCAAAATGTGTTCAATATTTCTACACGAATCACCGGCATCATTTTATTTATTCTTATAGGCTGGCAACTCTTTGTTTACGGATTTGGTCTTTACCAATCAGGAGAAGTAAGTACTACACGCCAGATGCCTTTTTATCCTATCGCATACGGATTGGGTGTATGCTGCTTTATACAGTGCCTTGTACTTATATCTGATATCGTTAAGATTGCCGGAGGACAATATGAATGA
- a CDS encoding molybdenum cofactor guanylyltransferase produces MNISCAILAGGKSLRMGRDKATLPVGTKLLINMVHDEAKKVFKEIIVISNHHERITGIDAPIFKDILPLQSPIVGIASALLYADTPYVFVLPCDAPFVSEESIEYMIDKAHGEDLIIPRSKGGYEPLYAIYSRSCIPHLFKLIAQNNLKVRGLFPFISVKVLEEHPYFINNGYSVFTNINAINDLAIIQNQEGTGNKIFPQTNGKKSTGTGNGTQEEKPSMTSHGH; encoded by the coding sequence ATGAATATATCCTGCGCTATTCTTGCCGGAGGTAAAAGTTTAAGAATGGGGCGCGACAAGGCAACCCTTCCTGTCGGAACTAAACTGCTGATAAACATGGTGCATGATGAAGCAAAAAAGGTTTTTAAAGAAATCATTGTCATCTCAAATCACCATGAAAGAATTACGGGTATAGATGCCCCTATTTTTAAAGATATCCTGCCGTTACAAAGCCCTATTGTTGGTATTGCATCGGCGCTGCTATATGCTGATACGCCTTACGTCTTTGTTCTTCCCTGTGATGCGCCTTTTGTCTCGGAAGAATCAATAGAATACATGATAGATAAAGCACACGGCGAGGATTTGATAATCCCCAGATCAAAAGGGGGATATGAACCGCTTTATGCGATATATAGCAGATCCTGTATTCCTCATCTATTTAAATTGATAGCACAGAACAATTTAAAGGTCAGAGGCTTATTCCCTTTCATTTCTGTTAAAGTGTTAGAGGAGCACCCATATTTTATAAATAATGGTTATTCTGTGTTTACAAATATCAATGCAATCAATGATCTGGCAATAATTCAGAACCAGGAGGGTACAGGAAACAAAATATTCCCCCAGACTAATGGAAAAAAGTCTACCGGAACCGGCAATGGAACACAAGAGGAGAAGCCCTCTATGACAAGTCATGGGCATTGA